In the genome of Manis javanica isolate MJ-LG chromosome 17, MJ_LKY, whole genome shotgun sequence, one region contains:
- the LOC108398340 gene encoding 5-hydroxyisourate hydrolase-like isoform X4: MAQGTGMESLSSPLTTHVLDTASGLPAQGLCLHLSRLEEHGKQWTELRRSYTNSDGRCPGLLPPGQMKAGTYKLSFDTEGYWKKRGQESFYPYVEVVFTITNETHRFHVPLLLSPWSYTTYRGS; the protein is encoded by the exons ATGGCCCAGGGCACAGGGATGGAGTCGCTCAGCAGCCCACTGACCACGCACGTGCTGGACACTGCCTCCGGGCTCCCGGCCCAGGGCCTCTGCCTCCATCTGTCCAGGCTTGAGGAGCATGGCAAGCAGTGGACGGAGCTGAGGAGAAG CTACACCAACTCAGATGGCCGCTGCCCAGGGCTCCTGCCACCAGGCCAGATGAAGGCAGGCACCTACAAGCTGTCCTTCGACACTGAGGGCTACTGGAAaaagaggggacaggagagctTCTACCCATACGTGGAG GTTGTTTTCACCATCACAAACGAGACCCACAGATTCCACGTACCCCTGCTGCTGAGCCCATGGTCCTACACCACTTACAGAGGGAGCTAG
- the LOC108398340 gene encoding 5-hydroxyisourate hydrolase-like isoform X2, with translation MSSGAASRLRALHGHLGSPEGTGMESLSSPLTTHVLDTASGLPAQGLCLHLSRLEEHGKQWTELRRSYTNSDGRCPGLLPPGQMKAGTYKLSFDTEGYWKKRGQESFYPYVEVVFTITNETHRFHVPLLLSPWSYTTYRGS, from the exons ATGAGCTCGGGGGCCGCTTCGCGGCTGCGGGCGCTCCACGGACACCTGGGCTCCCCGGAG GGCACAGGGATGGAGTCGCTCAGCAGCCCACTGACCACGCACGTGCTGGACACTGCCTCCGGGCTCCCGGCCCAGGGCCTCTGCCTCCATCTGTCCAGGCTTGAGGAGCATGGCAAGCAGTGGACGGAGCTGAGGAGAAG CTACACCAACTCAGATGGCCGCTGCCCAGGGCTCCTGCCACCAGGCCAGATGAAGGCAGGCACCTACAAGCTGTCCTTCGACACTGAGGGCTACTGGAAaaagaggggacaggagagctTCTACCCATACGTGGAG GTTGTTTTCACCATCACAAACGAGACCCACAGATTCCACGTACCCCTGCTGCTGAGCCCATGGTCCTACACCACTTACAGAGGGAGCTAG
- the LOC108398340 gene encoding 5-hydroxyisourate hydrolase-like isoform X3 encodes MGRSHLGSVTAPILQGTGMESLSSPLTTHVLDTASGLPAQGLCLHLSRLEEHGKQWTELRRSYTNSDGRCPGLLPPGQMKAGTYKLSFDTEGYWKKRGQESFYPYVEVVFTITNETHRFHVPLLLSPWSYTTYRGS; translated from the exons ATGGGACGATCCCACCTTGGGAGTGTCACTGcccctattttacag GGCACAGGGATGGAGTCGCTCAGCAGCCCACTGACCACGCACGTGCTGGACACTGCCTCCGGGCTCCCGGCCCAGGGCCTCTGCCTCCATCTGTCCAGGCTTGAGGAGCATGGCAAGCAGTGGACGGAGCTGAGGAGAAG CTACACCAACTCAGATGGCCGCTGCCCAGGGCTCCTGCCACCAGGCCAGATGAAGGCAGGCACCTACAAGCTGTCCTTCGACACTGAGGGCTACTGGAAaaagaggggacaggagagctTCTACCCATACGTGGAG GTTGTTTTCACCATCACAAACGAGACCCACAGATTCCACGTACCCCTGCTGCTGAGCCCATGGTCCTACACCACTTACAGAGGGAGCTAG
- the LOC108398340 gene encoding 5-hydroxyisourate hydrolase-like isoform X1 yields the protein MESLSSPLTTHVLDTASGLPAQGLCLHLSRLEEHGKQWTELRRSYTNSDGRCPGLLPPGQMKAGTYKLSFDTEGYWKKRGQESFYPYVEVVFTITNETHRFHVPLLLSPWSYTTYRGS from the exons ATGGAGTCGCTCAGCAGCCCACTGACCACGCACGTGCTGGACACTGCCTCCGGGCTCCCGGCCCAGGGCCTCTGCCTCCATCTGTCCAGGCTTGAGGAGCATGGCAAGCAGTGGACGGAGCTGAGGAGAAG CTACACCAACTCAGATGGCCGCTGCCCAGGGCTCCTGCCACCAGGCCAGATGAAGGCAGGCACCTACAAGCTGTCCTTCGACACTGAGGGCTACTGGAAaaagaggggacaggagagctTCTACCCATACGTGGAG GTTGTTTTCACCATCACAAACGAGACCCACAGATTCCACGTACCCCTGCTGCTGAGCCCATGGTCCTACACCACTTACAGAGGGAGCTAG